In the genome of Aspergillus luchuensis IFO 4308 DNA, chromosome 2, nearly complete sequence, one region contains:
- a CDS encoding uncharacterized protein (COG:S;~EggNog:ENOG410PXTK;~TransMembrane:6 (i12-34o54-75i96-116o122-148i169-192o204-225i);~antiSMASH:Cluster_2.8), whose amino-acid sequence MTYEENRYWKNVLTIVPIIGAALATVSYVLRLYSRRFTTAGLKVEDWLMGVGLILSYCATAFVVDTAFNGVGLPVSSLPANERQRIQFGSWMIQKFWAPSAAFVKISIVVFLKRLLGTVRAYAIISNILIGFIACWAVTALLVNIFQCTPVQYYYDKDLNGHCMSGQRAFFQAMGSISLVEDVIVLCLPTPIVWGLQITFRQKIAVTLVFSLGGLVCIFSLMRLIEFRNFVTTDLASSSAKESVWTCLELDVAIICGCLPLMKPLIQGFLGKVRSGVSKARSHPSSGTKLYFPNGTTHNNDGFRQINDPLSSMASKNAHIAADESRRSSDVELQGIAVTTRIDQDIDRPRTGNSTDVSAEHVWPR is encoded by the exons ATGACTTACGAAGAGAATCGGTACTGGAAGAATGTCCTGACCATCGTACCAATCATTGGTGCTGCCCTGGCCACCGTTTCGTATGTCCTGCGACTATATTCGCGGCGcttcaccaccgccggcCTGAAAGTAGAGGACTGGTTGATGGGCGTGGGCTTGATTCTTTCCTACTGCGCAACCGCCTTTGTTGTGGACA CCGCATTCAATGGCGTGGGTTTACCAGTTAGCTCTCTGCCGGCCAACGAACGGCAACGTATTCAATTT GGTTCATGGATGATTCAGAAGTTTTGGGCGCCGTCCGCTGCGTTTGTGAAGATATCGATCGTCGTGTTCCTGAAGCGTCTACTGGGAACGGTGCGCGCGTATGCAATTATCTCGAATATCCTGATTGGCTTTATTGCCTGTTGGGCCGTCACGGCGCTGCTGGTCAATATATTTCAGTGCACTCCAGTTCAATACTACTACGACAAGGATCTTAACGGGCATTGCATGAGCGGTCAGCGAGCCTTCTTCCAGGCGATGGGATCGATTTCTTTGGTTGAGGATGTCATTGTGCTGTGTCTACCCACACCTATCGTTTGGGGGCTACAGATCACCTTTCGTCAGAAAATTGCCGTGACGCTCGTGTTCTCCCTGGGTGGACT GGTCTGTATATTCAGTCTAATGCGTCTGATTGAGTTCCGTAACTTCGTCACCACCGACCTGGCTT CCTCGAGTGCCAAAGAATCTGTCTGGACTTGTCTCGAACTCGATGTAGCTATCATTTGTGGCTGTCTGCCTCTCATGAAGCCTCTGATTCAGGGCTTCCTCGGCAAAGTGCGAAGCGGAGTCTCCAAAGCCCGTTCCCACCCGTCATCCGGCACGAAGCTATACTTTCCCAACGGCACCACCCACAACAACGATGGATTTCGCCAGATCAACGATCCGTTGAGCTCCATGGCCTCCAAGAACGCTCATATCGCTGCCGATGAGAGTCGAAGGAGTTCCGACGTTGAGCTGCAGGGCATCGCGGTAACCACCCGAATCGACCAGGATATCGACCGCCCGCGTACCGGAAATTCGACAGATGTCTCCGCCGAACACGTATGGCCACGGTGA
- a CDS encoding putative isoamyl alcohol oxidase (CAZy:AA7;~COG:S;~EggNog:ENOG410PK2Z;~InterPro:IPR006094,IPR036318,IPR016166,IPR012951;~PFAM:PF08031,PF01565;~SECRETED:SignalP(1-23);~SMCOG1138:FAD linked oxidase domain protein;~antiSMASH:Cluster_2.8;~go_function: GO:0016491 - oxidoreductase activity [Evidence IEA];~go_function: GO:0050660 - flavin adenine dinucleotide binding [Evidence IEA];~go_function: GO:0071949 - FAD binding [Evidence IEA];~go_process: GO:0055114 - oxidation-reduction process [Evidence IEA]) has product MTPSPSKTSLALLAVQFFGLGSACGCSCTLDSLNTTLQGRVQPLTPFSLPCFSNYNGQSVAPNDAACANIQDNYTDPYLRTNSPNGYMNNQDEMCSSNPEDQCLLDSSDPTDPLAFVNQTCRQGNMPSYYIEVKDDSDVRHALHFSNCSGTRLSIKNSGHDYLTRSSGKGTLALWTRKLQNLSYSPAFVPDGCQASYNAITAGAGVNFDEAYEFAHQNNVTILGGYSPTVGLSGGWVMNGGHSVLSPVYGLGVDRVVQFKVVTPDGELRIANECQNQDLFWALRGGGGGTFGVVLESTHRVEPTVSFVAAIIKFTSNSTNVLPFMDIVVNNTLKWAKEGWGGHVTGDTLVNVSPLLSVAEANASMAEVAAYAKAQGGSAVIEAFSSWYDFYEKYVTSSSVSVGVTHFAGSRLVPTDVFETAEGRSNLMNFFELILANGQTPYIPVVAPVLYNYTEGSTSASPAWRKSVWELGSGSSWAWNSTLQTREQKIATLQNMTATLERITPGSGAYSNEANAFTVDWQEAWWGDNYEKLLSIKKKYDPTGLLSCWKCVGWEDSQANSTCFAAFS; this is encoded by the coding sequence ATGACGCCTTCGCCTTCCAAGACCTCGTTGGCCCTTCTGGCCGTCCAATTTTTTGGACTGGGCTCCGCTTGTGGTTGCTCATGTACTCTGGATAGCCTCAACACTACCCTCCAGGGTCGTGTGCAGCCCTTGactcctttctccctcccttgctTCTCCAACTACAACGGCCAGTCCGTCGCCCCCAACGATGCCGCCTGTGCCAACATTCAGGACAACTACACCGACCCTTACCTCCGCACTAACTCTCCCAATGGTTACATGAACAACCAGGATGAGATGTGCTCGTCCAACCCCGAGGATCAATGTCTGCTCGATAGCAGCGACCCCACCGATCCTCTGGCTTTTGTCAACCAGACCTGCCGTCAGGGTAACATGCCCTCCTACTACATTGAGGTCAAGGATGACTCCGATGTCCGCCACGCTCTGCACTTCTCCAACTGCTCTGGCACCCGTCTGTCCATCAAGAACAGTGGTCATGACTACCTGACCCGCAGCAGCGGCAAGGGCACCTTGGCCCTGTGGACTCGCAAGCTGCAGAACCTCAGCTACAGCCCCGCCTTTGTCCCCGATGGCTGCCAGGCCTCCTACAACGCCATCACtgccggtgctggtgttAACTTCGATGAAGCCTACGAGTTCGCTCACCAGAACAACGTCACTATCCTCGGTGGTTACTCCCCCACCGTCGGTCTCTCTGGCGGTTGGGTCATGAACGGTGGCCACTCGGTCCTCTCCCCCGTCTATGGTCTTGGTGTCGACCGTGTCGTCCAGTTCAAGGTTGTCACCCCGGATGGCGAGCTGCGCATCGCCAACGAGTGCCAGAACCAGGACCTCTTCTGGGCCCTgcgtggtggcggtggtggtacctTTGGTGTTGTCCTCGAGAGCACTCACCGCGTCGAGCCCACCGTCAGCTTCGTCGCCGCCATCATCAAGTTCACCAGCAACTCCACCAACGTCCTCCCCTTCATGGACATCGTTGTCAACAACACCCTGAAGTGGGCCAAGGAAGGCTGGGGTGGTCACGTCACTGGTGATACCCTCGTCAACGTCTCCCCCCTGCTCTCTGTCGCTGAAGCCAATGCCTCCATGGCCGAGGTTGCCGCCTACGCCAAGGCTCAGGGTGGTTCCGCCGTCATCGaggccttctcttcctggtaCGACTTCTACGAGAAGTACGTCACCTCCAGCTCCGTCAGTGTTGGTGTCACCCACTTCGCTGGCAGTCGCCTGGTCCCTACCGACGTCTTCGAGACCGCCGAGGGACGCTCCAACCTGATGAACTTCTTCgagctcatcctcgccaacgGCCAGACCCCTTACATCCCCGTCGTCGCCCCTGTCCTGTACAACTACACTGAGGGCTCCACCAGTGCTTCCCCTGCCTGGCGCAAGTCTGTCTGGGAGCTGGGTTCCGGCAGCAGCTGGGCCTGGAACAGCACCCTGCAGACCCGTGAGCAGAAGATTGCCACGCTGCAGAACATGACCGCTACCCTGGAGCGCATCACCCCCGGCAGTGGTGCTTACAGCAACGAGGCCAACGCCTTCACTGTCGACTGGCAGGAGGCCTGGTGGGGAGACAACTATGAGAAGctcctctccatcaagaAAAAGTATGACCCTACCGGTCTgctgagctgctggaagTGTGTCGGCTGGGAGGATTCCCAGGCCAACAGCACTTGCTTTGCTGCTTTTTCTTGA